The sequence TTGCTCACCGTCACGCACTCGAGCTGCGCCAGGGCGCCCTCGATCAACGGCACGCCGAGGTCGCCCAGCCGGTGCGGCACGCCGTCGAACTTGTCGAGCCGCGTCGAGGCGAAGCGCTTCGAGACCGTCTCCTGCTCGAGGTGGAGGACGTTGACCGCGAAGCGGCCGCGCTCGAGGAGCGCGGGGTAGCTCTGCGATTTGTGGTCCACGCAGACCAGGATCAGCGGCGGATCGAGCGAGACCGAGCTGAACGCGCTGGCCGTGAGCCCGGTGGGACGTCCGTCGCCGTCGAGGGTCGTGACCGTGGTGACGCCGGTCGCGAAATGACCCAGCACGCGACGGAACTCGTCGGGGGAAATCACCGTATTTATGTAGCAGGTCAGCGCCCGAATTGCAAGGTTTTGCGCATAGATATGCGTGCCCGGCGCGCCGGTGCTATAGTCTTGCCCGTATGGTCAACGAAGCCGCCGTGCTCGACGCCCTCCGCGGCATCCGCGACCCCGAGC comes from Candidatus Methylomirabilota bacterium and encodes:
- a CDS encoding flavin reductase family protein: MISPDEFRRVLGHFATGVTTVTTLDGDGRPTGLTASAFSSVSLDPPLILVCVDHKSQSYPALLERGRFAVNVLHLEQETVSKRFASTRLDKFDGVPHRLGDLGVPLIEGALAQLECVTVSKHVEGDHTIFVGRVERAHYGSGEPLIYYRGRYDRLAGANP